Proteins from a single region of Rhea pennata isolate bPtePen1 chromosome 4, bPtePen1.pri, whole genome shotgun sequence:
- the LOC134140119 gene encoding LOW QUALITY PROTEIN: maestro heat-like repeat-containing protein family member 2B (The sequence of the model RefSeq protein was modified relative to this genomic sequence to represent the inferred CDS: deleted 1 base in 1 codon), which translates to RAVQDEDGCLPSAVLSRVIAAASRDVREAQGVTEDVRAAASDLLVALARCHFDSVMCELQSHLRVLGGISEDFVFVTLGKLASSYALRCVPFIGMTLFTLRAMLSHVGSSQTLRAVCSVLEQWSKAANSYLSRWEKCPFPRVGEAQFCSSVYPLFCHVVRNWLDCEEEEVKQAVLGAMAAMMGLLLHEEEHRERVWEQLPWLLGQYQQVQDTSWVTKGLRYFLEILGEVKIPVPKAKVQAIGTAVHSQLSDETKQHSGEHRSELRSCVLLLARVSLEDTVTFLGSQLGSKSEAARVVSLDLLRALVRPAGQCRGAQRGRPGSGLPGWGQTRLRAMHKRPTRAAERVLPGRAAPRLRGRGSASPVAQCVCERSPWGTLPLPRPSRSRPWFLCRSCANEPGAGPAAEVGQSLAPLARAVQGVLRDPGREVARAVLRFTKELLGCSVQSCSAWELVAHVFARFSQASGRLAEGNLSEAEAQEEADLQALCLDILHSLDVSIKGMSKLLWPRLLQYVVPAQYTGTLVPLSRCLRELAERRESAEGEDGEEEPDAAAARDQARLPTPQALLARLLVSRALGKGSRGLEATGEVGAEPLREPGPAASGQEGACESESEPPLPRGDPAAVVAAAPHAGGGCGIAALRLLQALSTEIHGAVGMVWAVKIPFLLEHLAERSESSLDSAEWEHLLLKFLRTSLETIESQAWTMAFSFELNQQAGSYCRLSREQAFLYKAVGVSLAACQHVPYVRGEIRKYLFQTNYLEASEREAMISVVAGSAESHFPLALEVVHEFGATMEERPVSGAFRRLKEYHQGKRAGTHTALVLAYGRMALCAPREQLLARVESDVVGPILRHYRASCQVLGFTFSTKVSAAQRGLASCPSRTPSLLRACRTGAPQATGPGSSGGRCRESSCRPRGSCFPGGERRFPSSGPCAELRSLRHPGAVVAPVCRALGLGSAPHRSFGPWRCEEPVIGAAVFLSAGMQDVQLKLALVRSIAEVSRAMQGAGGSQRAELCCKRELLSVLLGFVRAEPRDCLASPVRQEAFLAVGHLSKLKPSLSREESRDLLDQCLQSVMPLPALEPAEEEGATAAGALHLRALHAQTMGALGELVTALLEEDLTSSWLVEMLHVLEYWLSSAREWERERALQACAQLLGAYEERFELTGENSFGLFGSTVGLLAPFVCDSLATSRQRAGACLGHLLRIQGKALETTAEEDEVQSLCQRLRAPDAEALLQASSRLSKIVCKYIPPAQAADFVSAALDGMLSARAACAQAAGEWLLAFLETCGGQLLMQVPEILSIIYIRMPTMQQDTLRGLLFKAVSLLAHYHPGAVIDSLLHKQLPMDSETVELWGVLGRTFVAGQLLGVLMEKLKDSGSDRPGTSSAEPEADDSQAALEPLKITCAIFEVVSTLQSPEAVQHLLPELLPVLLQQISATLGKEMPFSKVSGRGKLFLKGHMSDDNPCRLSLETLEAVLRACLHGGWLWLLRKQGAWAALEDPRAHHDGVCLLTGVLLRAGVVSLPVVLVVTQWLDSPSANRRVMAAAFCAELMKAPVPWERRCLQPIVGALLQKSRDPSRTVRQMAARGLGNLARGAPETLREHRGAVVAALRSGLESGGGGGGREPAGAGQGGGGAAGEGPGRLLQRPRQGRSGLLQRRGGGAACGSLHPVRGAGGLRLEAVEAVLGRGAGEHVGQPGAAPRGPGPRRLQGVPGHAAAVRAAPGAAMAAAEHRRGRRAERGRAAGRHLRAAGLGEPRAAAGAVRRRPTLLPAGLRGGADHWPPGGWGPRGARRHRVADGGGGDAARGSAAGAEARRGPEGAAGGRSAAAGHGPGPAAAAALK; encoded by the exons AGAGCCGTGCAGGACGAGGACGGCTGCTTGCCCAGCGCTGTCCTCAGCAGGGTGATCGCAGCGGCGTCAAGGGACGTGAGAGAGGCGCAg GGCGTGACGGAGGACGTGCGGGCAGCTGCCAGCGACCTCCTGGTGGCTCTGGCACGCTGCCACTTTGACAGTGTCATGTGTGAGCTCCAAAGCCACCTGAGAGTCCTGGGAGGGATCTCGGAGGACTTTGTGTTTGTCACCCTGGGCAAGCTGGCCAGCAGCTACG CGCTGCGGTGCGTCCCCTTCATTGGAATGACGCTCTTCACCCTGCGCGCGATGCTGAGCCATGTGGGGAGCAGCCAGACCCTGCGCGCTGTCTGCAGCG TCCTGGAGCAGTGGTCGAAGGCCGCAAACAGCTACCTGAGCCGCTGGGAGAAATGTCCCTTCCCGCGCGTGGGGGAGGCCCAGTTCTGCAGCAGCGTTTACCCGCTCTTCTGCCACGTGGTCAGGAACTGGCTGGActgcgaggaggaggag GTCAAGCAGGCCGTCCTGGGGGCGATGGCTGCCATGATGGGCCTCCTCCTGCACGAAGAGGAGCACCGTGAGCGGGTGTGGGAGCAGCTCCCCTGGCTCCTGGGCCAGTACCAGCAGGTCCAGGACACTTCCTGGGTGACCAAG GGTCTTCgttattttcttgaaatactgGGAGAAGTGAAGATCCCCGTCCCCAAAGCCAAGGTGCAGGCCATCGGCACCGCTGTGCACAGCCAG CTCAGCGATGAGACGAAGCAGCACAGCGGGGAGCACCGGTCGGAGCTGCGCTCCTGTGTCCTGCTGCTGG CCCGAGTTAGCCTGGAGGACACAGTGACGTTTCTGGGGTCACAGCTGGGGAGCAAGAGCGAGGCCGCCCGCGTGGTGTCCTTGGATCTGCTCAGAGCCCTGGTGCGCCCTGCAGGTCAGTGCCGCGGGGCGCAGCGAGGCCGGCCGGGGTCCGGGCTGCCGGGCTGGGGGCAGACACGACTGCGAGCGATGCACAAACGCCCGACACGAGCTGCAGAGCGCGTGCTCCCCGGCCGAGCTGCCCCGCGGCTGCGGGGACGGGGGTCTGCCAGTCCCGTCGCACAGTGTGTCTGTGAACGGAGTCCCTGGGGCACTCTGCCGCTTCCTCGGCCCTCACGGTCTCGTCCCTGGTTTCTGTGCCGCTCGTGCGCGAAcgagccgggagcggggccaG CAGCGGAGGTAGGACAGAGCCTGGCGCCGCTTGCACGGGCGGTGCAGGGCGTGCTGAGGGACCCCGGCAGGGAG GTGGCGAGGGCAGTTCTGCGCTTCACCAAGGAGCTGCTCGGCTGCAGCGTCCAGAGCTGCTCGGCCTGGGAGCTGGTGGCCCACGTCTTCGCCAGGTTCAGCCAGGCCTCCGGCAGACTG GCGGAGGGAAACCTTTCGGAGGCAGAAGCACAGGAGGAAGCAGATCTTCAGGCCCTGTGCTTGGACATCCTGCACTCCCTGGATGTCTCCATCAAGGGGATGAGCAAA CTCTTGTGGCCGCGGCTCCTCCAGTACGTGGTGCCAGCCCAGTACACGGGCACACTGGTCCCGCTCTCCCGATGTCTCCGAGAGCTGGCAGAGAGACGGGAGAGCGCGGAAGGCGAGGACGGAGAGGAGGAGCCCGATGCTGCGGCCGCTCGGGATCAAG CCAGGCTGCCGACGCCACAGGCCCTGCTGGCTCGCCTGCTGGTGAGTAGGGCCCTGGGGAAAGGCTCCCGGGGCCTCGAGGCAACGGGAGAGGTGGGGGCAGAGCCGCTTCGCGAGCCGGGGCCAGCAGCCTCCGGGCAGGAAGGGGCGTGCGAGAGCGAGTCGGAGCCTCCCCTGCCCCGCGGGGACCCCGCTGCG GTGGTGGCGGCGGCTCCTCacgccggcggcggctgcggcatCGCTGCTCTGCGGCTGCTGCAGGCCTTGTCCACGGAGATCCACGGCGCCGTGGGCATGGTGTGGGCTGTGAAGATCCCCTTCCTGCTGGAGCACCTGGCAG AGAGAAGCGAGAGCTCCCTGGACTCTGCCGAGTGGGAGCATCTTCTGCTTAAG TTCCTGAGGACGTCGCTGGAGACCATCGAGAGCCAGGCCTGGACCATGGCCTTCAGCTTCGAGCTGAACCAGCAGGCGGGCAGCTACTGCCGGCTCTCCCGGGAGCAG GCCTTCCTCTACAAGGCTGTCGGGGTGTCCCTGGCAGCCTGTCAGCACGTCCCCTACGTCCGCGGGGAAATCCGGAAGTACCTCTTCCAGACAAACTATTTGGAGGCGTCTGAGAGAGAG GCAATGATTTCTGTTGTCGCCGGCTCTGCTGAGAGCCACTTCCCCCTCGCCTTGGAGGTGGTGCACGAGTTCGGGGCTACAATGGAGGAAAGACCAGTGTCCGGGGCTTTCAGACGCCTCAAG GAATACCACCAGGGGAAGAGAGCGGGGACGCACACGGCGCTGGTGCTGGCCTACGGCCGGATGGCGCTCTGCGCCCCCCGGGAGCAGCTCCTGGCCCGCGTCGAGAGCGACGTCGTGGGGCCCATCCTGCGGCACTACCGCGCCAGCTGCCAG GTGCTGGGCTTCACCTTCTCCACCAAGGTAAGTGCTGCCCAACGGGGCCTCGCTTCCTGCCCTTCCCGCACACCTTCCCTACTGCGGGCGTGCAGGACCGGCGCTCCCCAGGCCACGGGCCCGGGCTCTTCTGGCGGTAGGT GCCGGGAAAGCTCATGCCGTCCCCGAGGGAGCTGCTTCccgggaggggagaggaggttTCCTTCCTCGGGGCCGTGTGCCGAGCTGCGGTCCCTGAGGCACCCGGGAGCCGTAGTCGCCCCTGTGTGCCGTGCGTTGGGGCTGGGCTCCGCGCCGCACCGCTCTTTCGGCCCCTGGCGCTGCGAGGAGCCCGTCATCGGCGCCGCtgtgtttctctctgctggGATGCAGGACGTGCAGCTCAAGCTGGCGCTGGTGCGGAGCATCGCCGAGGTCAGCCGGGCCATGCAGGGGGCGGGGGGCTCCCAGCGCGCGGAGCTCTGCTGCAAACGGGAGCTGCTGAGCGTCCTGCTG GGCTTCGTGAGGGCCGAGCCCCGGGATTGCCTGGCGTCCCCGGTGCGCCAGGAGGCGTTTCTGGCCGTGGGGCACCTGAG CAAACTGAAGCCGTCACTGAGCCGAGAGGAAAGCCGCGACCTCCTGGATCAGTGCCTGCAGAGCGTGATGCCCCTGCCTGCCCTGGAGCCGGCGGAAGAGGAAGGGGCGACAGCGGCGGGCGCTCTGCACCTGCGG GCTCTGCACGCTCAGACCATGGGGGCGCTGGGCGAGCTGGTGACGGCGCTGCTGGAGGAAGACCTCACCTCCAGCTGGCTCGTGGAGATGCTGCAC GTGCTGGAGTACTGGCTCAGCTCGGCCCGTGAGTGGGAGCGGGAGAGGGCCCTGCAGGCCTGCGCCCAGCTGCTGGGCGCCTACGAGGAGCGGTTCGAGCTCACG GGAGAAAATTCTTTCGGGCTCTTTGGCTCCACGGTGGGACTGCTGGCACCTTTCGTCTGCGACTCGCTGGCCACGTCCCGCCAGCGGGCAGGCGCCTGCCTCGGCCACCTCCTCCGCATACAAG GCAAGGCCCTGGAGACGACGGCCGAGGAGGACGAGGTGCAGTCCCTGTGCCAGCGGCTGCGAGCCCCCGACGCCGAGGCTCTGCTCCAGGCGTCCTCCAGACTCTCAAAG ATCGTTTGCAAATACATCCCCCCGGCGCAGGCGGCGGATTTCGTTTCTGCCGCCCTGGACGGGATGCTGTCGGCGAGGGCGGCGTGCGCTCAGGCAGCTGGCGAGTGGCTGCTCGCCTTCCTGGAGACGTGCGGGGGACAGCTGCTCATGCAG GTGCCGGAAATCCTGAGCATCATCTACATCCGGATGCCGACCATGCAGCAGGACACCCTCCGCGGCCTCCTCTTCAAGGCGGTGTCCCTGCTCGCCCACTACCACCCCGGGGCCGTCATCGACAGCCTCCTGCACAAGCAGCTGCCCATGGACAG TGAAACCGTGGAGCTGTGGGGGGTCCTGGGGAGGACGTTCGTTGCCGGCCAGCTCCTGGGGGTTCTGATGGAGAAACTGAAGGACTCGGGAAGCGACCGGCCCGGGACCAGCTCCGCCGAGCCCGAGGCAGACGACAGCCAGGCTGCGCTGGAGCCTCTCAAG ATCACCTGCGCCATCTTCGAGGTGGTGTCAACGCTGCAGAGCCCggaggctgtgcagcacctGCTCCCGGAGCTGCTCCcggtgctcctgcagcagatcAGCGCCACGCTGGGAAAGGAGATGCCGTTCTCCAAAGTCAGCGGCCGGGGAAAGCTGTTCCTGAAGGGACACATGAGCGATGACAATCCTTGCAG GCTTTCCCTGGAGACCTTGGAGGCGGTGCTGCGTGCGTGCCTCCACGGGGGAtggctgtggctgctgaggAAGCAGGGAGCCTGGGCTGCGCTGGAAGACCCCCGGGCTCACCACGACGGCGTCTGTCTGCTGACGGG CGTGCTGCTCCGCGCCGGCGTCGTCTCGCTGCCCGTGGTGCTGGTGGTGACCCAGTGGCTGGACTCCCCCTCGGCCAACCGGCGGGTCATGGCCGCGGCCTTCTGCGCCGAG CTGATGAAGGCGCCAGTGCCCTGGGagaggaggtgcctgcagccgATCGTGGGGGCCCTGCTGCAGAAGTCGCGGGACCCGAGCAGGACTGTGCGGCAGATGGCAGCACGTGGCCTCGGCAATCTGGCCCGCGGCGCGCCGGAGACG TTGCGCGAGCACAGGGGAGCCGTGGTGGCGGCGCTGCGGAGTGGCCTGGAGTCCgggggcggcggtggcggcagAGAGCCTGCTGGCGCTGGCCAGGGTGGCGGAGGAGCTGCGGGGGAAGGGCCTGGGCGCCTCCTTCAGAGACCTCGCCAGGGACGCAGCGGCCTTCTTCAACGCC GAGGAGGCGGCGCTGCGTGCGGCAGCCTTCACCCTGTACGGGGCGCTGGCGGCCTCCGCCTCGAGGCGGTGGAGGCCGTTCTTGGCCGAGGAGCTGGGGAGCACGTGGGCCAGCCTGGTGCTGCACCTCGGGGACCCGGACCCAGGCGCCTGCAGG GCGTGCCGGGGCACGCTgcagctgtgcgtgctgctccCGGGGCTGCAATGGCTGCGGCAGAGCATCGCCGCGGGCGCAGGGCTGAGCGCGGCCGAGCTGCTGGACGACATCTGCGGGCAGCTG GCCTGGGAGAGCCTCGAGCAGCAGCAGGCGCTGTACGTCGCCGCCCGACGCTGCTtcctgcagggctgcggggaggtGCGGACCACTGGCCTCCAGGTGGCTG GGGTCCTCGTGGCGCACGCAGGCACCGTGTGGCTGACGGCGGAGGAGGCGATGCTGCTCGGGGCAG CGCTGCGGGTGCTGAGGCGCGACGCGGACCCGAGGGTGCAGCAGGCGGCCGCTCGGCTGCTGCAGGACACGGGCCTGGACCAGCTGCAGCGGCGGCGCTGAAATAA